Proteins from one Ranitomeya variabilis isolate aRanVar5 chromosome 1, aRanVar5.hap1, whole genome shotgun sequence genomic window:
- the IL15 gene encoding interleukin-15 isoform X1 produces the protein MNSRIVLIFNITLRYCFASNYGLTEMKSGKLILKELKALKEIFKSSKYWKDNYQMDLKLYTAKVDDYTGTCTKSIFECFYKEFEVLLEEISLLEEKVAKNFSNTLQHMRSYYQYESSKMPNTCKKCEEYEEKSIEEFIKSFESIAQKMNAK, from the exons ATGAATTCTCGAATTGTATTAATATTTAACATCACCTTAAGGTATTG CTTTGCAAGTAATTATGGTCTTACTGAAATGAAATCTGGGAAACTTATATTAAAGGAACTGAAAGCTCTTAAAGAA atttttaaaagcAGTAAGTATTGGAAAGATAACTAT CAAATGGATTTAAAGCTGTACACTGCAAAAGTTGACGATTATACT GGAACATGTACAAAATCAATTTTTGAATGCTTTTATAAAGAATTTGAAGTATTATTGGAAGAGATCAGTTTATTAGAGGAAAAGGTAGCCAAGAACTTTAGCAATACACTTCAACATATGCGGAGCTATTATCAATATGAGAGCAGTAAGATG CCTAATACCTGTAAAAAATGTGAAGAATATGAGGAGAAATCTATTGAGGAATTTATAAAAAGCTTTGAATCAATAGCTCAAAAAATGAATGCTAAGTAA
- the IL15 gene encoding interleukin-15 isoform X2, producing the protein MNSRIVLIFNITLSFASNYGLTEMKSGKLILKELKALKEIFKSSKYWKDNYQMDLKLYTAKVDDYTGTCTKSIFECFYKEFEVLLEEISLLEEKVAKNFSNTLQHMRSYYQYESSKMPNTCKKCEEYEEKSIEEFIKSFESIAQKMNAK; encoded by the exons ATGAATTCTCGAATTGTATTAATATTTAACATCACCTTAAG CTTTGCAAGTAATTATGGTCTTACTGAAATGAAATCTGGGAAACTTATATTAAAGGAACTGAAAGCTCTTAAAGAA atttttaaaagcAGTAAGTATTGGAAAGATAACTAT CAAATGGATTTAAAGCTGTACACTGCAAAAGTTGACGATTATACT GGAACATGTACAAAATCAATTTTTGAATGCTTTTATAAAGAATTTGAAGTATTATTGGAAGAGATCAGTTTATTAGAGGAAAAGGTAGCCAAGAACTTTAGCAATACACTTCAACATATGCGGAGCTATTATCAATATGAGAGCAGTAAGATG CCTAATACCTGTAAAAAATGTGAAGAATATGAGGAGAAATCTATTGAGGAATTTATAAAAAGCTTTGAATCAATAGCTCAAAAAATGAATGCTAAGTAA
- the IL15 gene encoding interleukin-15 isoform X5, with translation MNSRIVLIFNITLSFASNYGLTEMKSGKLILKELKALKEGTCTKSIFECFYKEFEVLLEEISLLEEKVAKNFSNTLQHMRSYYQYESSKMPNTCKKCEEYEEKSIEEFIKSFESIAQKMNAK, from the exons ATGAATTCTCGAATTGTATTAATATTTAACATCACCTTAAG CTTTGCAAGTAATTATGGTCTTACTGAAATGAAATCTGGGAAACTTATATTAAAGGAACTGAAAGCTCTTAAAGAA GGAACATGTACAAAATCAATTTTTGAATGCTTTTATAAAGAATTTGAAGTATTATTGGAAGAGATCAGTTTATTAGAGGAAAAGGTAGCCAAGAACTTTAGCAATACACTTCAACATATGCGGAGCTATTATCAATATGAGAGCAGTAAGATG CCTAATACCTGTAAAAAATGTGAAGAATATGAGGAGAAATCTATTGAGGAATTTATAAAAAGCTTTGAATCAATAGCTCAAAAAATGAATGCTAAGTAA
- the IL15 gene encoding interleukin-15 isoform X4, with protein MNSRIVLIFNITLRYCFASNYGLTEMKSGKLILKELKALKEGTCTKSIFECFYKEFEVLLEEISLLEEKVAKNFSNTLQHMRSYYQYESSKMPNTCKKCEEYEEKSIEEFIKSFESIAQKMNAK; from the exons ATGAATTCTCGAATTGTATTAATATTTAACATCACCTTAAGGTATTG CTTTGCAAGTAATTATGGTCTTACTGAAATGAAATCTGGGAAACTTATATTAAAGGAACTGAAAGCTCTTAAAGAA GGAACATGTACAAAATCAATTTTTGAATGCTTTTATAAAGAATTTGAAGTATTATTGGAAGAGATCAGTTTATTAGAGGAAAAGGTAGCCAAGAACTTTAGCAATACACTTCAACATATGCGGAGCTATTATCAATATGAGAGCAGTAAGATG CCTAATACCTGTAAAAAATGTGAAGAATATGAGGAGAAATCTATTGAGGAATTTATAAAAAGCTTTGAATCAATAGCTCAAAAAATGAATGCTAAGTAA
- the IL15 gene encoding interleukin-15 isoform X3, translating to MKSGKLILKELKALKEIFKSSKYWKDNYQMDLKLYTAKVDDYTGTCTKSIFECFYKEFEVLLEEISLLEEKVAKNFSNTLQHMRSYYQYESSKMPNTCKKCEEYEEKSIEEFIKSFESIAQKMNAK from the exons ATGAAATCTGGGAAACTTATATTAAAGGAACTGAAAGCTCTTAAAGAA atttttaaaagcAGTAAGTATTGGAAAGATAACTAT CAAATGGATTTAAAGCTGTACACTGCAAAAGTTGACGATTATACT GGAACATGTACAAAATCAATTTTTGAATGCTTTTATAAAGAATTTGAAGTATTATTGGAAGAGATCAGTTTATTAGAGGAAAAGGTAGCCAAGAACTTTAGCAATACACTTCAACATATGCGGAGCTATTATCAATATGAGAGCAGTAAGATG CCTAATACCTGTAAAAAATGTGAAGAATATGAGGAGAAATCTATTGAGGAATTTATAAAAAGCTTTGAATCAATAGCTCAAAAAATGAATGCTAAGTAA